Proteins encoded together in one Lathyrus oleraceus cultivar Zhongwan6 chromosome 5, CAAS_Psat_ZW6_1.0, whole genome shotgun sequence window:
- the LOC127084628 gene encoding histone H4, producing MSGRGKGGKGLGKGGAKRHRKVLRDNIQGITKPAIRRLARRGGVKRISGLIYEETRGVLKIFLENVIRDAVTYTEHARRKTVTAMDVVYALKRQGRTLYGFGG from the coding sequence ATGTCAGGCCGTGGAAAGGGTGGTAAGGGACTCGGAAAGGGAGGTGCTAAGAGGCATAGGAAGGTTCTCCGCGATAACATCCAAGGAATCACAAAGCCAGCTATTCGTCGGTTGGCTAGAAGAGGTGGTGTGAAGAGAATCAGTGGTTTGATCTATGAAGAAACCAGAGGAGTTCTTAAGATCTTCTTGGAAAACGTTATCCGCGATGCTGTTACATATACTGAGCATGCGAGGAGGAAGACTGTTACTGCCATGGATGTTGTTTATGCTCTCAAGAGACAGGGAAGAACTTTATACGGATTCGGAGGTTGA